caggctcctgctaAAGgagaactatgctgaacgtgtgggtgccggagccccggtctatctggccgcTGTGCTCGAGTGTCTGTGGACTGAAATCCTCGAGTTGGCCGGCAACGCGACCCGCgagaacaagaagacccgcatcatccccagacacctgcagctggccgtccttaacgacgaggagctcaaaaAGCTGCTGGcaggggtgaccatcgctcagggcggggtgctgccgaaaaaaactgtgagctccaagagcacgTAAATcgaccaagatttaatctgataacacaAAGGACAGGACCAAACTTATtggattctttgaag
This DNA window, taken from Heptranchias perlo isolate sHepPer1 chromosome 2, sHepPer1.hap1, whole genome shotgun sequence, encodes the following:
- the LOC137300320 gene encoding histone H2A type 2-B-like — encoded protein: MSARGKAGGKARAKAKSRSSRAGLQFAVGRVHRLLLKENYAERVGAGAPVYLAAVLECLWTEILELAGNATRENKKTRIIPRHLQLAVLNDEELKKLLAGVTIAQGGVLPKKTVSSKST